A single Rhopalosiphum padi isolate XX-2018 chromosome 4, ASM2088224v1, whole genome shotgun sequence DNA region contains:
- the LOC132929088 gene encoding organic cation transporter protein — protein MTYDDLLHKIGDFGKYQKRIYFFLCLPAISCALHKLAGVFILAKTDHRCQLPGELNNASYALPINIMNMSYPFDYKLDHFSSCKMYDTNFTETYYSSNIPANHSINCHRWIYDRETFQNTAVMEFDLVCDRAWYKGTADSMLMVGVMLGSIIFGYLSDRIGRKNIFTISVWLQGIAGCGMAFTQEYWSFTFLRVLVGASTSGLYLAAYVIGLEFVSPKYRMVVGVVIQMFFSVGFLLTSAFAYVFHNNWRYFQLAITIPTLFYTTYHWFIPESVRWLLTNGKQERAVKILQKVCRVNGVDISDKDIVEILECDIEKKPIVQADAQPNASFFDLFKHPVILKRSIIIMLLWFVNSTAYYGLSWSTSNLGGNQYLVFNLAGLVEFPAYTFLLLTLNKWGRKINISGFLILAGLALLATLAVPKTNTWLVIFCAMMAKLAITASYGAVYVYTAEQFPTVVRNMGLGVGSFFARIGGIVAPYINNTAEIWVNMPLVVYGGLALLVGAWSLVLPETLNKKLPDTIEDLIAMSDKKYKPVLTNEPATNGDANKDKDKY, from the exons atgacttacgACGACCTATTGCACAAAATTGGAGATTTTGGGAAGTACCAGAAAAGAATTTACTTCTTCTTGTGTTTACCCGCAATATCGTGTGCTTTGCATAAGTTAGCTGGAGTCTTTATCCTTGCTAAAACGGATCACAG ATGTCAACTACCGGGTGAGCTCAACAATGCTTCGTATGCTTTGCCGATCAATATCATGAACATGTCATACCCATTCGATTATAAGTTGGACCATTTTTCTTCGTGTAAAATGTACGACACGAATTTCACTGAAACGTACTACTCGTCCAATATACCGGCGAACCATAGCATAAATTGTCACCGGTGGATATACGACAGGGAGACATTCCAAAACACCGCAGTGATGGAG tttGACTTGGTCTGTGATAGAGCTTGGTACAAAGGTACAGCGGACTCTATGCTCATGGTCGGTGTCATGTTGGGATCGATAATATTTGGATACTTGTCGGACCG GAttggaagaaaaaatatttttacaatatctgTTTGGCTGCAGGGAATCGCCGGTTGCGGTATGGCATTTACCCAAGAATATTGGAGCTTTACATTTCTCAGAGTGTTGGTCGGAGCATCTACTTCAGGGTTATACCTAGCAGCTTATGTCATCG GTTTGGAATTTGTCAGCCCTAAATATCGAATGGTGGTTGGCGTTGTCATACAAATGTTCTTTTCTGTTGGTTTCCTTTTAACATCCGCATTTGCATATGTTTTTCACAATAATTGGAGATATTTTCAATTGGCTATAACCATACCGACTCTGTTCTACACGACCTATCATTG gtttaTACCAGAATCTGTGCGATGGCTATTGACCAACGGTAAACAGGAGAGAGCCGTAAAAATTCTCCAGAAAGTGTGCAGAGTAAACGGTGTGGACATTTCAGACAAAGACATAGTTGAAATATTGGAATGCGATATCGAGAAAAAGCCTATAGTACAGGCCGATGCTCAACCAAATGCGTCATTTTTTGATCTATTCAAACACCCTGTAATTTTGAAGagatctattattataatgcttttGTG gtttgtaAATAGCACTGCCTACTATGGTTTGTCTTGGAGTACTTCCAACCTTGGAGGAAATCAATATTTGGTGTTTAATTTAGCCGGTTTAGTCGAGTTTCCGGCTTATACGTTTTTGTTATTAACCCTCAACAAATGGGGCAGGAAGATAAATATATCTGGGTTCCTAATATTAGCCGGATTAGCACTTCTAGCAACACTAGCTGTACCCAAAA CGAATACATGGTTGGTTATATTCTGTGCGATGATGGCTAAACTGGCCATAACTGCTTCATATGGAGCCGTGTATGTCTATACCGCAGAACAGTTCCCGACTGTAGTGCGGAATATGGGCTTGGGAGTAGGATCGTTTTTCGCTAGGATCGGAGGAATTGTGGCGCCATATATCAATAATACG GCTGAAATTTGGGTTAATATGCCTTTGGTTGTGTACGGTGGTCTAGCATTGTTGGTCGGGGCGTGGTCACTAGTATTACCCGAAACGCTTAACAAAAAACTGCCAGACACCATCGAAGATCTCATTGCTATGTCAGATAA gAAATACAAGCCAGTGCTTACGAATGAACCAGCAACAAACGGTGACGCGAACAAGGATAAAGAcaagtattaa
- the LOC132929087 gene encoding melanopsin-B-like — protein sequence MVLFLRIFICISFFVFNTFTFCKSIVKTETSFLTTVQLPANVNTVNTKVPSAVWPQIQFLNPTRDWNFKSEHNNNLTFHDSTTVKNVSKRLAIVLNKNLTTTNRNNSNLIKTNHTTATKPKSPKSGNSTTKPPLNVTKPTKFGQKNNLKYSNVTIWPKPDKRLSITVQKTANVNTSNHTDEIEVMPDFKTKYPINKWKEHGFYTDDYMNLINIHWFKFEPPNATSHYILGLLYTVIMVLGCFGNSLVIFMYIKCKSLQTPANVLIMNLAVSDFIMLAKTPVFIYNSYYQGPTLGKLGCQIYGFFGGLTGTVSIMTLAAISLDRYYVIVHPLNAAVKTTKQRARVWIGLIWIYGFLFSIIPVMDLGYNRYVPEGYLTSCSFDYLTDDNQEKGFILVFFTAAWCIPFTTISYCYVKILRAVWMTSEMTASRYGQEEEKRKTEIRLGYVVVGVIMLWFVSWTPYAMVALLGVFDQKEYITPLSSMIPALFCKAASCMDPWIYAITHPRFKNELTKLMSKKKTRKLERDYGMKKSWGGQSHSNKSGAGLRNFSSSEDECVEEVIVVIDPDDKKMIRQGSTSSHKTEETKALETKFPPTRQESLKYMPPSWYKLPRTTSKSSIMLDAKLTGDDNNK from the exons ATGGTATTATTTCTACGTATTTTCATATGCATAAGTTTTTTTGTCTTTAATACGTTTACCTTTTGTAAAAGTATTGTTAAAACTGAAACTAGTTTCCTAACAACCGTTCAATTGCCTGCAAATGTCAATACTGTCAATACCAAAGTTCCATCTGCAGTATGGCCACAAATCCAATTTTTAAACCCAACACGCGATTGGAACTTCAAatcagaacataataataatttaacattccATGATTCAACGAcagtaaaaaatgtttcaaaacgATTGGCGATCGTTTTGAACAAAAACTTAACCACGACAAATCGAAACAACTCTAACCTTATCAAGACTAACCATACAACCGCCACAAAACCAAAATCGCCGAAATCTGGTAATTCTACAACCAAGCCGCCACTCAATGTCACGAAACCTACGAAATTCGgacagaaaaataatttgaaatacagTAACGTTACGATTTGGCCAAAGCCCGACAAACGGCTGAGCATAACTGTACAAAAAACTGCCAATGTCAACACATCGAATCACACAGACGAAATCGAAGTCATGCCGGACTTCAAAACTAAATATCCAATCAACAAATGGAAAGAACACGGGTTCTACACGGACGATTACatgaatttaatcaatattcatTGGTTCAAATTCGAGCCACCCAATGCTACGTCACACTACATTCTCGGTTTACTGTACACCGTCATCATGGTACTCGGTTGTTTCGGAAACTCACTAGTGATTTTCATGTACATCAA ATGTAAATCGTTGCAAACGCCCGCCAACGTGTTGATAATGAATTTGGCGGTCAGCGATTTCATTATGCTAGCGAAAACACCGGTGTTCATCTACAACAGCTATTACCAGGGTCCTACGCTAGGAAAACTGG GCTGTCAGATCTATGGATTTTTTGGTGGTTTGACGGGAACTGTGTCCATCATGACATTAGCCGCTATATCGTTAGACCGGTATTATGTCATAGTGCACCCTCTTAACGCGGCCGTTAAAACTACCAAACAGCGGGCAAGGGTGTGGATAGGTCTGATATGGATATACGGGTTCTTGTTTTCAATCATACCGGTAATGGATCTGGGGTACAATCGATACGTACCGGAAGGATACCTAACTAGCTGCAGCTTTGACTATCTGACGGACGACAACCAAGAAAAAGGATTCATCCTGGTGTTCTTTACGGCGGCGTGGTGCATACCGTTCACCACGATATCGTACTGTTACGTGAAAATACTGAGGGCGGTTTGGATGACTAGTGAAATGACTGCTAGCCGGTATGGTCAGGAGGAGGAAAAGAGGAAGACGGAGATAAGACTGGGATACGTGGTGGTGGGGGTTATCATGCTGTGGTTCGTATCGTGGACACCGTACGCTATGGTAGCCCTATTGGGCGTATTCGATCAGAAAGAATACATCACTCCGCTAAGTTCGATGATCCCGGCGTTGTTCTGCAAAGCGGCCAGCTGCATGGACCCTTGGATATACGCCATCACACACCCGAGGTTCAAAAACGAATTGACAAAACTGATGTCGAAGAAGAAGACCAGGAAATTGGAGCGGGATTACGGCATGAAGAAGAGCTGGGGGGGTCAGTCGCATTCCAACAAGAGTGGCGCGGGTCTCAGGAACTTTTCGAGCTCCGAAGACGAGTGCGTTGAAGAAGTGATCGTCGTAATCGATCCGGACGACAAGAAGATGATACGGCAAGGATCCACTTCCAGTCACAAGACCGAAGAGACCAAAGCGCTGGAAACGAAATTCCCGCCCACCAGGCAGGAGAGTCTGAAGTACATGCCGCCCAGCTGGTACAAGCTCCCGCGGACTACGTCTAAGAGCAGCATTATGCTAGACGCCAAACTTACAGGAGACgataacaataagtaa